A stretch of the Vitis vinifera cultivar Pinot Noir 40024 chromosome 16, ASM3070453v1 genome encodes the following:
- the LOC100260717 gene encoding uncharacterized protein LOC100260717, with protein MDHNESSSVSPRKVRFAPKSPPRRKPKTTAPQPVVAEEEDEAKRAQYLLRRVNEKLRRQGPKVEKTSSVQVVFGPGAATPSDTIRTFGVHRDGNSDKSSGMELKVSTPDHEEIAVSSPSTTKPDETNGYFADATDDSAQIRKRYKEPWDYVHSYYPTTLPLRKPHSGDPEILDEAEFGEASTNLEYDEKTINPASELGLLEESEKGRMFLFQLPANLPLFKQSPSAKGKEIVENSTSLEGIYASAKGKQVARSSLSSKSIGTSEHSCRLEDLAGGHIGKMLVYKSGAIKLKLGEILYDVSPGLDCTCVQDVVAINTVDKHCYALGELGKRVIVTPDVDSLLDSMIALD; from the exons ATGGATCACAATGAGTCCTCTTCCGTCTCTCCCAGAAAG GTCAGGTTTGCCCCGAAATCACCTCCTCGGAGAAAGCCTAAAACTACAGCCCCCCAACc AGTGGTGGCCGAAGAAGAGGACGAAGCTAAACGAGCTCAATATCTCTTACGCCGTGTTAAT GAGAAGCTCAGGAGACAAGGGCCTAAAGTTGAAAAGACat CTTCAGTACAAGTTGTGTTTGGTCCTGGAGCCGCTACTCCATCAGATACCATAAGGACATTTGGTGTTCATAGGGATGGGAATAGTGATAAGAGCAGTGGAATGGAACTGAAAGTTTCTACCCCTGATCATGAGGAAATTGCAGTTTCTTCACCTTCAACCACAAAACCGGATGAAACCAATGGATATTTTGCAGATGCTACTGATGATTCAGCTCAGATCAGGAAAAGATATAAAGAACCTTgg GATTATGTCCACTCTTACTATCCTACTACTCTTCCTTTGAGAAAGCCTCACTCTGGTGACCCAG AAATTCTGGATGAGGCAGAATTTGGTGAGGCTTCAACTAACTTGGAATATGATGAGAAAACCATAAATCCTGCTTCAGAACTTGGGCTGTTG GAGGAGAGTGAGAAAGGAAGGATGTTTTTGTTTCAGCTTCCTGCTAATTTGCCCTTATTTAAGCAATCACCTAGTGCAAAGGGCAAAGAGATAGTTGAAAATTCAACATCACTGGAAGGCATTTATGCTTCTGCAAAGGGGAAACAGGTAGCTAGAAGTTCACTGTCATCAAAAAGCATAGGTACTTCAGAACATAGCTGCAGGTTGGAAGATTTAGCTGGGGGACATATAGGCAAAATGCTGGTTTACAAGAGTGGAGCAATCAAGCTGAAGCTGGGAGAAATTCTCTATGAT GTTTCACCTGGTTTAGATTGTACATGTGTTCAAGATGTGGTGGCGATCAACACAGTAGATAAGCATTGTTATGCCCTTGGAGAGCTTGGCAAGCGTGTTATTGTCACTCCTGATGTTGATTCCCTCCTGGATTCAATGATTGCCTTGGACTAA